The DNA region GCGACGTTCGCTCCGCTCACGAGAAGACGAGAAATTCATGAGCCAGTCACGTTCGATGGCCAGTCGCACTTCGTGCGGCCGGTCTTTGCTTGGCAAAGGCCAGCTCTGCTCCGAGTGCTAAGAGCCGCTTAGCGCTGGGAATAGCCAAGAATCGAAAATAGGTACTGATCGAGTACTAAGGTCCCATCTTTCGTGATGGATCGAGATCTTTGCCAGCGGCAGCGATCCTCATCTTTACGAGGACAGATTCATGTTCTTGGACGGTTGTCGGAGGGCTACTCTTCAGCGCTTGCAGAGGCTCTTAATTTTTGATAGTCGGGAGGTGATTCGGCTTGCTGCTAAAGAGATGAAAAAAAGGGTCTCTTATGAGACCCGAAGTCATCTTTCTTTCCGTGGGGGAAAAGGGGGGTTGCTTGTATATCGCGATTCTACTGGTGTAATTAATTCATAGAGCTAAGAAATTTCCGTATCTCGCAGAAGCCGATCTCGCCTTGTCGATTTCTTTTTGAACGTCTTTTCCTATTCTCAGTGATCTCTTCTTCACTATCGACTCCTCCTTCTGCTTTCGTTCGATTCATCTCTTACACTGAGATCATAACACTGTGTTTGATGATTGTCAAACTGCCCCTGTTAAGTATCGATGAACTTCTAACGATTTATCAATTAAGTCGCACCGGATTCTCTGATCATGCATTTCGGGTATCGATGGTGAAAACCATCGGTTGTATGGAATGTGGAACGAAGAGGGTCTTGCAGTGCAAACAGTGAAGGTCGGTTCAATGTCTCTCTAACATTATCTATGCTATAATTCAATACAAGTCGAACTGGAGAGGTGTATTCCTTGAAGATCATACCGGGATACGTTGAACTTGTCGAGATTTTAATGGCGTGCGGCTTTGCGGATAGAAAGAGTTATTACAATGCGGTGTCTCATGATCTTGGATTGGATTTCGAGCCTGGAAGAGAACTTGCGGAATTCCTTGATCAGGTCAACAGTAGCGAAGACTGGTCGATAAGGATGGCGGTCGATGTCTTTTCTGAGATCAAGGACAGTGTCATTTTCTTCTGCGACTTTCCGGATGAACCTGGGCTAGAAATACTTCTTGAAGATTCTATCGAAAGTCTAGCAAGAAATTTTGAAGACAGAGCCAGCTGCGTTGTCGCCAGTATAATGTTGAACAATCTCAATCTCTCTCAAGAGGACGTACGCAAGACACTACAGGGAGATCTGAGCATTGTCTCCGATGCTGTTGAAAAGGCAGAAGATCTTTCAGAAAACACAACTTGGTTCATAACCCAATTAGTAAAATTCCCAAGACAATCAAAGGAAATCCTTCTCTTCGCGTTGAGCGAACTGAAGAAATACTATGAGCAATCTGGCTTAAGAAAGAGGAATCGTGACAAAGTCGTCGAAAGGCTGAAGGTATTCAAAGCCGAGGAGTGTGAGGAAGTGGCAGAGGATTTTCTTGAATTCTACGGAATCAGGGCTAGAGAGGACCTACCCCTTCACCTGCTTTTTCAGAATACTCTGAAGTACTCGGGAATCAAGTTCTCCAGCGTCTGCAATACCCAGCTTATAGTTTTCAGTGAGCACTTCAAGCAAATTGGAGAGATTATGAATCCCGTTATAAATGACAACACCCTCAGACTGTTTCTAAGAAATCTATCCGATCAGACAAAAATGCAGATCTTGAAAGCTATATCCGAAGATTCGAAATATGTGGATGAGCTGGCCAAGCTTGTTGGTCTGTCAAAAGCGACTATTTCATACCATCTCTCAACTTTAGCAGAACTCGCACTCGTCACTGGCCGCAAAGACCACCGGCGTGTGTATTTCTCGTTGAACAAAGAGCGTCTTGAAAAGATACTCAGAAGGCTTGAGACGCTTTACGATGAAGGTGATAGTTGATGGAAATGATAACCGGGTATTTCGAAATATACGACTTGACAATGGCAATTCAGTTTTCGCTCAACACAGGACCGGTCGAGAAAGTGCTTAAGACATTGGGAGTGGACTATGAACCTGCTGCTCAGCTAATGGAATTTCAAGAATTGCTGCTGAAGGACGGAGAATGGTCGACAAGAATGTACACAACCTTTATGAACGAGCTAGGCGTAATGGCTCCAATTCTCTTTCCGATAAGGCAGAAACTTCTGGATGGGATGATTGTGAATATTGAGGAGAGCTTGAACGTAAAGGATGAAGGGCTTGAGTTAATAAAGGATCGCTTCATTCAGGTCTTTGCCGACAGGAGGCTAAGGATTTCCCACCATGATCTGAAAAAAATGATATTTGAGGAACCCGAGAGGGTTTCGAAAGCGGTTGAGGTAATCGGCGGCACAAGTGCAGATACTATATGGTTTATCAATCAGCTGCTTTTCTTTCCAAAGACCGCAATGGATTTTCTTTCTTCTAACACACTTAGAATTCTCGATTACTATGAACGTAGTGGGTTAAGAGAGTTGAACATGGGTCTTGTTAAAGGTTACATAGAGAACAATTCACCGCAGAAAGTGAAAGACGCTTTTTCGAACTTCCTCGACTACTACGGCATTACTCTTGATGAGAGCAAACCTCTATACATAACACTTCAGAATTCAGTGCCCCACACAAACTCTGGTCTGATGACTTATCCGACGTTTCATCTCTTGATAATGGGCCTTGAAGAGGTTACGGAAGACTTCTCGGGGAGAATTCCAGAAGAAGTTAGGTTAAGAAGCCTCCTAAAAGTGTTGTCTGATGAGACGAGATTCAAGATCCTGAAGAGACTGAGCAAGGAGCCGGCCCTGCAAAGAGATCTGGTTGAATTCACTGGTCTGGCCAAGTCGACGATTTCTTACCATATGGGGCTTCTTTTCAAATCATCGTTGATCGATATAGATCCATTTAGTAGCATAATCTGTGTGAGAAGAGAGACCATAAGCAGGGCAGTAGCAGACATAAGAAATCTGTTGAATATAAAGGAGAAGAAATGATTGAAGCGGCAATATTCGATATGGACGGAGTGATTATCGATTCGGAGAAGATCTATAGACGAGCTTGCACGGAGCTTGTAAATGAGCTTGGCGGGAAAATCAGCGTCGAGTTGTTTGAGAGACAGATGGGTCTAAAGATGTCTGAAACCCAGAAAGTTGTTGTCCGGATGGCAGGGCTTGAAATTGAGCCTGAGGAGTTCGGCAGAAGATACATGGAAAGATACTTGAAACTTGCCAGAGAAACATTGGCTCCAAATCCAGGATTATTGAGCCTTCTTGATTTCCTGTCGGAAAAGGTAAAACTGGCTATAGCATCGTCTACAGAGAAGGTGGCAGTAGAGGAACTCATGAAGAAGATTGGTGTGCTAGATTACTTCGAAATAATTGTGGGTGGCGATGAAGTGGATGAATCAAAGCCCTCGCCTATGATCTATCTTAGAGCCTCGGAGTTTCTGGGAGTCAGTCCTGAAGAGTGCATAGTCATTGAAGACTCGCCAAATGGCATCAAGAGTGGTATTCGGGCTGGAATGGAAGTGCTTGGAGTTAGACACGGAGAGAATGCTAACCTTGATCTGTCAGCTTCAAGTCATGTATTTGATGATCTCTACGGAGTCAGGAAGTACCTTGAAACGGTTCTTAATGGCAAGGTTTAATCGAAAAGAATACCTTCCAAACGCTTCAGATTCCTTATCTCAACTGTATTTCTGTCAGGCATAAAGATGATTCCTTCTCTCTGTAACTCAGAGAAATTTCTGGATACTACCTCTCTCGTTGATCCCATGAGGTTCGCCAGCATCTTTTTTGAGCAGGGAAGCTTAAAGAAACGAGTCTCCTTCTCCAGAGATAATTCCAGCAGATAACTTGCGATCTTCTTCTTCACGGTTGCCAGTGAAAGCATTTCAATGATACCCGAAAGGTTTAAGGTCTTTTCTGAAATGCTTCTCAGATAGGACAACAGAAAACGCTGGTTTTTGAAGGCCCTTAGAAGTACTTCTTTCGGGATATTAAGAATCTCCGAATCTTCTTCCGACACTACGTGTGAAGCATATTTCCTTCCAGCAAATACGAGAGCTTCGCCAAATACCTCTCCTTTCTTAAGGTGTTTAATGATCTGTTCCTGGCCAGAAGGAAGTAGCTTCGATATTCTCAATTTGCCTTTTAGAACTATGCTAAGCGAATCGCATTTGTCTTCTGGCGTGTAGATGATTTGATTGCTCAAAGAAGTTATTGTCCGTGAACCCGAAAGTACTTCTCTTCTTTCCTGAGAAGTCAGATCTCTGAAGAGATCGACAGTATGTAGCATCTATTCACCAACTCTGTACCAGTAAAGGTATTCATCATGAAAACCAATCTTCGAATATAGGTTTATTGCATTTCTATTCGGTTTATCGACCTGAAGATAAGCAATCTTTGCGCCTCTTTTCCTACCCACTTCCAGGAGTTTTTCAGTTATTTCTCTTCCATATCCTTTTCGCCGTTCGTTCTCTCTCACAGCTATTCCAAATAATCCCACAAAATCACTCTGGATGACGGCAAAACCGCAACCGACAAACCTCTTTTTCTTTTTCAGAAGCGCAAACGCGCTTTTCTGAGGGAGCAATGCTAACAGTCTTTTTGCCCATGCTTTATTTTCTCTTGCCCTCTTATTGAGTGAGAAGAATACTTCAAGCCATTTGTCTTCTGGACTGGGGAGGACATCCAAATCGGAAAGATCACGGGGCTGACCAGCAATAACCTTTGTCATTACCAGAGCCCGATCCCGTTCTTCAAATCCTAGTTCTCCAAGTACACTATCGAGACAAGCTGGTTTTGAATCTGATGTAAGTTTGAACATCGGAGGAAGCCCTCTCGAATTATAGAAATTCTTGGCCTCTTCGATCTTGCAATCTAACGCTTCGAAAGTTTCATATAGCGGATACACTGAGTTTGCCCTATTTGTGTATCCACCAGCGTATCTCATAATCCACCCATCTCTAAACCTGGAGTCAATCGCGGGCCACGAATTAAGAGAAATCTCTTCAAGCATTCGAATTCTTGACATAATGCCTCCGATCTGCATAGTTTCCTTACTGAATCCAATAAGAACCATCTGAATTACTTGTGCAGTTGAAGTGGCGAAAACAGCGAAAACTTCTACTATTGTTCTTGATAAACGTCTTCAAGTAGCTCTCACCAGCAACATAATACTCCAACTTGCAATGAAATTTTCACAACGATAGCTGCAAAAGGTGCGAATAGCTGGCAGAAAAAACAATCGTCTTCCGGGAATTCGACTTTTTGGATCCCCTTGGGTCTAGTGTTGACTAATTAGCAGTCAGTTTGCTTGACTCGCTTGAGGCTCCCAGGGGACTTCCTCCCGACAAGTGTGATCTGTCATAGTTCTTTTTCAAGAAATCTTCTAATACTTTCGACAATTGGTTCAATGGACTTCCTGCTGGTGAAATCGACCGAAGTCCTGTATGCTGCTAGCATGCCCTTCTCATCATCGGTTAATTCTTCACCTCGCCTCTTCTTAGCTTTGAGTTTCATCTTCAACATCGACATCAGGATCTTGTCTCTGAGCTTCAGCTTCTTGAAGTCAAAACCTCCCCTCAGATGGTAGTATTCCGCGAGACTAGCCATTTCCAGGGAAAAATTCTTCGCCTTGATATCTTCAAGCACTTCGGGCTTTGCTGGAGACGCTCCGACAGAGAAGACGATCACTTTCTTATTCTTGAGAGTCTCTATGCTCTTCTTAATTTTTGATAACCCAATGATGCCTGTGGCGTATAGCGATCCTCCATAGACAATAACGTTGTAATTGTGGAGATTCCCGGGATTGAAGTCATCAACGTTAAATATCTCTGCTCCGACTTCTTCGGCAATCCAGGTTGCATACTTCTTTGAGCTTCCATACTTGGTCTTGTAAAGCACGACTACTTTTGACACATTATTCCTCCTTATGACTTGCATAGATGTGCCTATTAATTTTAGCAGTAGATTTCACTGTTGGCTCATCAATGCAAATCTCAAACAGATTCCCCGAACTCCCGACTCAGAGGAGTGGTTTCATTCTGACAGTTATCGCTTGGAAACTTGTTATCTAGAGAATTCTAATGTAGAATTGAGACGCTTACCTTACTAAGGAGGCTTGCGATGATTCGAAAATTCATAGCCTACTATCGGCCACATGTAAGGCTATTCATACTTGACATGGCTTGTGCTTTCATGATTGCGGGAATTGATCTGGTATTTCCCAGGTTCACAACATTAGCGCTAGATAACTATATACCTTCCGGGAATATGGGAGGGATTGTCATTATCGCTGTAGTTATGGCGCTGCTCTTTGTTCTGAGAGCAGTTTTCAACTACGTGGTCAACTATTGGGGTCATGTTGTGGGGGTAAGAATGGAATACAACATGAGGAAGGACATCTTTTCTCATCTTCAGACGTTGTCTTTTAGCTATTTTGACAAAGTTAGAACAGGGAAGATTATGTCCAGGATAGTGAACGATCTGCGAGAGATTACAGAGCTTGCGCATCACGGTCCTGAGGATCTCTTCATTTCGACAGTTACTTTGGTTGGGGCTTTCTTGATTTTGATGCAGAATGACTGGAGGTTGACTCTTGTTGTTTTTTCCTATATTCCTTTTATGATCTGGTATGGCGTCAAGAAGAGACAGAAGATGGCAAAGGCATTCAGATTGGTGAGAAAGAAAATTGCCAACGTTAACGCACAGCTCGAAAACAGCATTTCCGGAATTAGAGTTGCTCAGTCATTTACCAATGAGGAGTTCGAAAAAAACAAGTTCGATCTTGGGAACCAGGAGTTCAAAGAATC from Mesotoga infera includes:
- a CDS encoding ArsR family transcriptional regulator is translated as MEMITGYFEIYDLTMAIQFSLNTGPVEKVLKTLGVDYEPAAQLMEFQELLLKDGEWSTRMYTTFMNELGVMAPILFPIRQKLLDGMIVNIEESLNVKDEGLELIKDRFIQVFADRRLRISHHDLKKMIFEEPERVSKAVEVIGGTSADTIWFINQLLFFPKTAMDFLSSNTLRILDYYERSGLRELNMGLVKGYIENNSPQKVKDAFSNFLDYYGITLDESKPLYITLQNSVPHTNSGLMTYPTFHLLIMGLEEVTEDFSGRIPEEVRLRSLLKVLSDETRFKILKRLSKEPALQRDLVEFTGLAKSTISYHMGLLFKSSLIDIDPFSSIICVRRETISRAVADIRNLLNIKEKK
- a CDS encoding HAD family phosphatase — its product is MIEAAIFDMDGVIIDSEKIYRRACTELVNELGGKISVELFERQMGLKMSETQKVVVRMAGLEIEPEEFGRRYMERYLKLARETLAPNPGLLSLLDFLSEKVKLAIASSTEKVAVEELMKKIGVLDYFEIIVGGDEVDESKPSPMIYLRASEFLGVSPEECIVIEDSPNGIKSGIRAGMEVLGVRHGENANLDLSASSHVFDDLYGVRKYLETVLNGKV
- a CDS encoding ArsR family transcriptional regulator; amino-acid sequence: MKIIPGYVELVEILMACGFADRKSYYNAVSHDLGLDFEPGRELAEFLDQVNSSEDWSIRMAVDVFSEIKDSVIFFCDFPDEPGLEILLEDSIESLARNFEDRASCVVASIMLNNLNLSQEDVRKTLQGDLSIVSDAVEKAEDLSENTTWFITQLVKFPRQSKEILLFALSELKKYYEQSGLRKRNRDKVVERLKVFKAEECEEVAEDFLEFYGIRAREDLPLHLLFQNTLKYSGIKFSSVCNTQLIVFSEHFKQIGEIMNPVINDNTLRLFLRNLSDQTKMQILKAISEDSKYVDELAKLVGLSKATISYHLSTLAELALVTGRKDHRRVYFSLNKERLEKILRRLETLYDEGDS
- a CDS encoding flavodoxin — encoded protein: MSKVVVLYKTKYGSSKKYATWIAEEVGAEIFNVDDFNPGNLHNYNVIVYGGSLYATGIIGLSKIKKSIETLKNKKVIVFSVGASPAKPEVLEDIKAKNFSLEMASLAEYYHLRGGFDFKKLKLRDKILMSMLKMKLKAKKRRGEELTDDEKGMLAAYRTSVDFTSRKSIEPIVESIRRFLEKEL
- a CDS encoding GNAT family N-acetyltransferase, with the protein product MQIGGIMSRIRMLEEISLNSWPAIDSRFRDGWIMRYAGGYTNRANSVYPLYETFEALDCKIEEAKNFYNSRGLPPMFKLTSDSKPACLDSVLGELGFEERDRALVMTKVIAGQPRDLSDLDVLPSPEDKWLEVFFSLNKRARENKAWAKRLLALLPQKSAFALLKKKKRFVGCGFAVIQSDFVGLFGIAVRENERRKGYGREITEKLLEVGRKRGAKIAYLQVDKPNRNAINLYSKIGFHDEYLYWYRVGE
- a CDS encoding Crp/Fnr family transcriptional regulator, translated to MLHTVDLFRDLTSQERREVLSGSRTITSLSNQIIYTPEDKCDSLSIVLKGKLRISKLLPSGQEQIIKHLKKGEVFGEALVFAGRKYASHVVSEEDSEILNIPKEVLLRAFKNQRFLLSYLRSISEKTLNLSGIIEMLSLATVKKKIASYLLELSLEKETRFFKLPCSKKMLANLMGSTREVVSRNFSELQREGIIFMPDRNTVEIRNLKRLEGILFD